The sequence GCACGAGCAACTGTGTGCTCACTTCACATCCTCAGAAAGGATGGGAAATACACCTATCCTTTCTGACAATTCCGTTCTCGTTGCTGGCTTGACATGCCTAAGAATGCATCTAAGGCAGCCCAGGAAGTCCCAAAggaatgagagaagaaagaagtgaagaGTATCATCTGAAGAACCTCGTGCTCCCTCTGCCAGGACCGGAACAGAAAGCAGTActgcaagaggaagaaaaccaCCCCACCCCCACTGGCTCTTTTGTTTGTATGCTGTAAGCATCTCAGGCAGGATGTCAGATTTAATGCTACTTTATGCATCAGTTATTACTGTAATCCACTCATGGCTTCTTTCACGTTGTTCTGCATGAGATCAACTACATTATAAAATGCAACTGATATCAATTATAAGCATACCACCCGTCAAACTGGTCAATGATTGCACCACGAAGACGCAAATGATGGGGTTGGCAGAGGCCTGTTtctcagcccagcacccagcatCCAGCAGGATTTTCTTCTACACTAatgtttaaagcattttatctGAGCCGTATCATTATATTCCAAACAATAGCAACTCAGCAGCCACACAACAGAAGAATATTCGGTTTCTTACTtgcctgcactgcagcatttttcccctctcatcTAACCTGGACAATCTagttttacttttctgtacAGCCAGCCAACGACTCCTCTGTTAACCCCTACGACATGTATATCAACTGGTAAGCTGAAAAAAACATCACGTAATGCAGACTTGGAGGTAACAGCGACGTGAGACAGTTTCTCTCACACTTCAGAGTTCAGAGCGTGCTCCCCCTGGGCGCAACTAATGGCAGGTGTGCTATTCTTCTGAAATACCTATCATCCACTATCTAAATGTTTAAGGAGTAATCCATAAATAATACTTAGCGTGTCACTTTCTAAATGCACCTTACAGACCCTGATGAGTAGCCAGAATCTACTAAGTCGTGGTTCATGCAACACTTCTGGCAAAGACTTCCAgttttctgcttctgcaaaCCCCTGCAGTCCCACAGTGCCTCCCCACGCAGCACgctttgctttcagttcctGCAGAAATTAAGAGATCCTTTGGGATCTACAGGACCTGAGGAAGGTATGAATGCTCAGCATCTGCGGAGACGTCATTTGTTGGCAACAGCTTTATAGCTACATGCTACATACGGCTTATAATGACATTGCAGTTtgtgaaaaagaatattcagaGGTTGGATTATCTGTTTAAGGGCTCTGTCACATAGAGGTCAAGCAGACAAAAGCACTTCTTTACTAAACTAAACATCTGGACAGCAAGAGGGGCCTCAGCAGAATACAAAATTCAGCACATCATTAACGATTAACCTACAGCTCAGAAACTCTTCAAAAGAAATGATCCATTTTGAGGACAGAGAGAACGCACACACAACACTGCTTGTGTGCAACACTCAAACACTCTGAGCTCAGTCACCTTTCCAGCTTCTCAAAAAAAGGAAACGCGATGGGATCTGTAACGCCATCACAAAAGGAGGACCCTGTCATATCCTGAAGCAGCCTCTGAATTCCACATCAGTGCCCAGAAACCTGCCTACCCAGCTGCTAGAGCTCACCCTGTGAGCAGGACAAGCAGCAGGATGCTTCTTAGCACAGTGTGCTCAACCACTGCCCGTTCAGGATGTATGGCCTGTAAAAGTGAAACCTCAAAGCCGTATATTCTTATcacaggttaaaaataaaacacgtGCTCTTGAGCAAGAGCGGTGGATTGCAGGGCAGGGAATGGGCTCCCAGATGTCCCCAGAGAACCTGAGCACAGATGACAACCCCCAACAGCTCTGATTGCTGCCGCAGCCCAAGCATTCTGGGCAGTAAATCGGAAACCCAGTGGCTGAAGCCCAGCCTCTTGCTTCTTGAGCGGGGCTGTAAACAGCCAAAGGGAGGGGCCTCGCACAGCCAAGCCGAGCCCAAAGTGGTGAGTAAgtcactgaaggaaaaacaagtgcagcatgcagcactggggctgggaGGCAATGGGCTGCGGGAGCGGTGAGGCGCTCTTGGCTGCTGCCCTCCCCGCATGCCCTCCATGCACGTCCCCTGCAATGCCCTCCATGCGGGTGCTGCCCAGGAgagcctgcagggctgtgaggtGCGGGTGAAGGTAAGGCTGGAGGCGAGGAGGGGTGCGAGCAGCGGGCGGGACACGCGCCTTCCTCTCGGTTTCCCATTCCAAGCGCCGATGTTGATCGCAATACGATAGAAGTGTGAGCCCAGACAGCACGAGGGGGAAGCACTGGGGACGGCTGAGTCAGAGCACAGTAAACAAGAGCACTGCAGCATCAGCTTACAACGCAGCCAACCTGGGACTGAGAAAAAACTGCCTTTTGCCGGAGAAGGGCTCAGTGGTGATCTATGGAATCCTGCCCATGGAGCGTGGTGAGGACCGGCCCGGGCCAGGATGGGGGCCCAGTGCCTTTGTGGGGAGAAAAGGCATCAAGGTGAGCAGTCAGTGTGCCTCACCTGGCTGCCAGGAATCAGTAACAGTGTGGTTATTTGGCATGGgttttatttgtgcttttttttgaGGTGGTTTTGCCATTTCAGAAAGTTACTATTTAACAGATATCCTGCCTCTTCTGTCATTAAAACGGAGCTGACTTATTTACCTGCAGTTAGAGAACGTCAAGAAAATGGAGTAATTATTACACACAGTTGCGAAACCAGACATCCCACCAATCcataaaacacaaagcaaatacaCAGAATGCAAAGGCTGCTGACTTCCTTCTGAGACAACACACAGGCAAGTGCTCACGGCTGATGTAACTCAGTCTGTAGCAATCAAAGTTACGTGCTTAAGGATAAACCTACATAATGGAACTACATGATTGTACCCATGCCTGTGCTTACTCAGCCTTGCCCTCGCTGTAATGCATATATTTGCAGTATCTTGTTCcagtctgctgctttgcttgAATCAAGCCAGAGCAGTTCAATGAGATGGAATTTTGGTTGCCTTCGACTGTGCAAGAtagctttccttcttctttttttaagttttaaaacaCCACATGCTTCCCGAAGACTCACTGGGTTGTTTACAGCGTTCAAAATAGAATGAGGATTTAGAGACAGTATAAAGATACTACAGTTTGTACATCTATGCAACACTCATGCTAAAGAACTGGTCTGAGAACACAAACAGAAAGGAGCTTTTTATCCAGAGGTGAGATAAATCTTTGCATACAACAGACCTGCATCTTGTGCTACTGTTAGAGACATCTCTTACCTGAGAGAATCTGGCATCAGACTGTGAAATAAAGGTTTATCTGCCCAGCTAAGTGGCTGTATTTTATCCTGCTATCTGGCTGTGCTATTTAGAAGAAAACGCACACAAAACAACTGCAGTGGGAAATAAAATTGAACTGGACATGATTCTGGAACATATCCTTCTGGACTTCAGCTGAAGTGTCAGAGGATTAGTGCTACAGAGATGGAACTGCACATCTCCCAGTGGTTGCAAAACCCATAGTGTATCATTCAGCCATATGGTTCATTGAGTACAGTATGTCGTCTAGTGacattcattttaattgcaCAATGCTTCATGTGGATTCAATTTAATCTTGTTCTCTCGCTGGAAAGAAtgcatttgtgtatttttctgtaCCTGCTGAAAGAACACAATGCTGCGTATCTGACCATCTCAGACTACATCTGACATGTGAAATcgcctgctgtgctgtgctagGAAAGGAATGACAGCCATGATCTGAaggccttgaatgtttccagttGTACCTTAGAAACTGCTTTACAGATTacttatttctgcatttcagaaagagaCGACGGCTTTGAGGAGTCTACTGAATTCTGATGGCAAAGGATAGCTGGACAATGACTACTGATATTagcttactttttaaaaaatttaagctatttcaggaggaaatgaTAGTTAATTCCTCTCTTTTTGGAAACACAGGCTGCCCTCCTATTAGGTTCCCTAGACTACAGAGGTCCATTGTTTTTCCAGTACTAAATGGTTGTAGGTTTGAAACCCGAATAGAAGCGTGTAAAGAAAAgccagcaaaaaaacaaaccaaaccctCCACCTCATTTCCCAGTTTCCTCTTGCCTTACCAGTGACTGATCCAGCATCCATTCACCAGATTGCCTCAGCTGTGCCTTCTAACAATCACTTTGAGAGAAAACTTGTTTGTATTTACTACATAAAACCGTGCggttttttctatttttctattttccatcCTATTGCTGAGATCTGTAGCTCCTCTTATGTTCTTCAGCAACTACATTTGCATAGTATTAAATAAAGGCTCTGTTTCATAATTTTAAGAAGTACTGATATTGCTGTGCATCACAttggtatttcttttttttaggtCATTGCCACTAATTTCCTTTTAAGGAATTGAAACTTGTCCATTCATTTACCAGTCACCTGAACTTTTTGAAACACGAATGACTTTGTGATAGTGAGATGGAAAAGAATTTCCATCACTGACCTTAAACTGGTCAGTTTGGTCATTGGTTACGTGAGCTGTGTGATTTAAGTATGTTTTCTTCACATAACATTGCATTTCACTTACATTGCAGTATCTGAACACTATTCCTATTTCTCTCTCTACAGAAAAGCTGGTAACCAGCAGAGAAGATACAAGAGCTAAAATCACTATGTGGAGCTGTGAAACCTTAAACAGTACTGACAACAGCGAGGACCAGCATCTCTGCCAGGACTTCCACTTTGTGCTATCCATCTTTTCCCTACTCTACCTCATCATATGTTTCCCAATTGGCCTGTGCTACAACGGCCTGCTGGTCCTGGTCAACCTGTACAACAAAGCGACCATGACGATGCCTGATGTTTACTTTGTCAATATCGCCATTGCTGGTCTCATCATCAACACCCTGGCACCGATGTACCTCCTAGGTCTTGCCAACACAAAATGGGCCATCTGGAATTCTAACAACGAAGTTTATATCACCTTGCTTATTTTGTTCAACGTCTCGTCTTTGGTTACCATGTACTCTACGACATTACTCAGCCTGGACTACTACATCGAACGCGCTCTACCCAGAACTTACATGTCCAGTGTGTACAACACCAAGCACGTCTGCGGATTCATATGGGGCGGAGCCATGCTCACGAGTTTCTCATCTCTTCTATTCTATGTCTGCAACCACGTATCCACTAAAATAATCGAATGTTCCAAGATGCAGAACAAAGAGGCAGCGGATGCCATCATGGTGTTTATCGGGTACGTCGTTCCCGCTGTCGCAGTACTGTATGCTCTTATTCTGATCCTGAGGATACGCAAAGAGGCAACACCTCTGGATCAAGACACTGGACGATTAGATCCATCGGTGCACAGGCTTTTGATTGCCACAGTCTGTGCACAGTTCACGTTATGGACACCCTATTACGTTACCCTTTTGGTAAGCACATTTACTTACGCACGAGGAAGACCTGCAGATGAAAACTACAGTCGGATATTACATTTTACCAAGATTTTATCCAAATTCTTGGCTTTCTCGAGCAGCTTTGTAATGCCTTTGCTTTATAGATACATTAACAAAAACTTTCCCAACAAATTACGACGGCTGCTCAAAAAGATACACTGTGGGAATCAGGGGTGTTCTCACGAACGCACAGTAGTACAGCAGGTCATGACGTAGGCATCGAACACCTCGGTGCTGGTACTGCAGTACTCAGACTGTGATATGGCCGCGTTGGCACTCAAAGTCACCAACGCCACAGCCCCAACCAGGAGGAGCCTTTAATGAATGAAAGAGTCTTAACGTTGCAAATGTTGTGTTTGCTGAGATCTGTAAGACTCCGGCTATGTGCTGTAATACCTGTGACATCTAACATTCTCAGTGCACTGAACTGCTTACAAAGCGTAAGCTCTGTCTTCATCGTTCTAATATTCCTGTCTGAACAAATCACTAAGCAGTGGATGGAAATCCTGACTGAACACACAGCACCTTGTAGGGAAAAAGGCATTACCTTGTTTTCTGTACAAAGAAGTAACAGCGCTATCCTTGATGAAgtaaatagtatttttcaaTGAAGATGATACGGGTGATCTTTGCTAAAGGTCGTATCACCCAGTTAAACATGTCCAAATAGTAAATGttaattataaattaaattatttaatttccttctccATCATCGAATCCCCTAATCTACCATTTTCAGAAGCTATATTCTCGCACACAGTCTAACCCAATCCATTAACACGTATGACAAATCAGATTTTTCCTAGATACAACAATAACATGTTTTATTCTTCCGGTGCTTTGTTTGCATCCTAAGGCATTTCAggaattcaaaaatatttattaactAATTCTAGGGGAATTGAGAGATTTTTGTTCCACGTGTTAAAATGAAGGACACAATGGTTTACAAACTTAAATCAAAACTTAACAAGTAAAGAATGTCTGGCTCAGTGTTATGGTCCACATATGTTCATATGTAACAAGAGTaattatcttaaaaataaatatgtttatgattaacattttttattttcaagggaTATGTTCTCTACAAATAAACTGAAATCTCTTTAATCTTGGGGATCACTGGGAGTTCggaactcaggaaaaaaaaactttcaatgCGTACAAGATTTTAGGATGGGAATCGTACGAgggatgctccaaaagtaatgcctcctattttatgttgTTGGTCcacgatgtcagaggtggatgttggtgggacggcagtagaggctgaaccttcccagcaATTTTCTGTGacatgctgttgctgtgtgacagacggcagcagaggggcactctgacaaagTGGCATCTGACACTGGAAGTGTGTACAAAACAAaagtgtggaattgaattcctccatgtggaaataaatagcacTCACTGACATTTTTCAATGCTTGCTGAAAGTTTGTGGAGACCAAtcagtgggtgtgagcacagacAGGGGTGGGCAATGCATTCCAGCAGTGACACCGACTGGTCGCTCACACGGGCGTGGATTTTAACACGCGTAGTATGCAGGTGCTTGTTgtttgctggcaaaaatgcacagctcatGGTGGTGACcgtgttgaaaaatagtttggtggctgagaatttgctctaccaagCAGTGTTactatgctctttgtatctgcagtgctttccatggaaataaataggggGCATTACATCTGGAGCGACCTACATACATATGAATTCCACTCAACATCACCTTCTTGCTGACCTGgggaaaaatgcagtgtttccCAGTGTGATTCACAAATACACAGTGAAAGTAcagtttctgtatttcacaGTGGGGATGGAAAAAACCAACACAGTTCAGGGTGTTTGAAGAACATGAGCAAtacagagagctgctggaaaCAAAGCTACCCTGACCCAAACAACCACCTGCAGCTGTTGTTGCATTAGTGATAGCAGAGGGGACAGAAGTTATGCTAATATTCTCCCATTGGCTGAGGGGTAGCAGGACTTCTTTGCCACTGGCCCTGCTTTATGCCCCTGTTCTTTGCTTTATCTGTCACAACACAAATCATTCAGCAAGacttcagccaaaaaaaaatgAGGGGTTTTGAGCCTCTGGTATAGAAAAACCACAGAGTAAAgacagaattaaatattttctattgcaTCCTCTGATCTCATAGTTGGTCATAATTTATCGGCGTAGGAAAATGGTTAAGTTTAAGCGGGAAGGAGATGAGGAACAGGCTTTTCTCAGatcttttcccctcttttcacCATCATTTGAATCATTCTTCTCACAGCCATCTTCGCTTATCTGATTCATATACAATCATCGTTTACATTATCAACATCCTGCTCACCCATTACTCTTTAGCTTTcaatactgtttttatttcagtgaactTGTTTAACCATTGAAACTCTACACAGCAAGACATCTATTTGTGCGGTGGTTTCTCACCATGAAAGCTAGCCAGCATAATCACATTACTTTGCTTCACAGTGTCAGCCTGTAGCTTAAAACCAGGTCACGGAAGGAAGCCTTTCCTTACCACCACGTCCATTCACACGCTAACTTATGCCTCTCTGCAGACACAATACTGACTTCCTGGTTTTCATAACCAttttttggtttcatttttctcttaacttGAGATATATTCTAAGAATTGCAAGCTACGCTCATTTGAAGCATTCAAGCTGACGCCCACAGACGTTCATAGCAAATCTTTCCTTGGAACTGCTGAGTAAACGGAGACTCGTCTTCCCTCCGGGGGAACACTGGGCATCCTGAAGCACCACATCACATCCCTCACGTAAAAACTGTTCGAGAAATTCTGACCCACGgggcaggaaaacaaacagcagcagaggggaacTGGCAATCCTGGGTGTGAGCAGGGCCTCGTGGAGCTGGGACACGGCCAGGGCAGCGGGCTGAGCAGGCAGCACAAGGGCAGCTGtaactgctgtgctgctgccctgcatccttttcccctcttcctaAGACACACCACACTACTTCCCGTGGCTAAGCAGGCTGtcacatttatttctatttggGTTAAACCACCAGGCCATGGCTCTTtcatcatctcttttttttattcccctcATCTCCTTCAGTTCTCTACCCAAACGTGCCATTCCATTTCATTCTGCTCCCGATCCTTTTGTGCTTGGCCTTGTACACGTGGTAATTCCAAGACTACCTCCTTCACGACAACAACCTTCATCCAACGACTTGGCATTACAAATAGAACTGCACAGAAAATGGAAGCTGCAACTtaacagaaggagaaagaacaagTCTTGTATCATCTACCCTTGAAATctcaattttgatttttttcccaaagatcCTTTTTACTGCAGCAGAGTTGAGTTTGTGCATATCCTTGATAATCTACTAAATGTGATGGCAATCATATAGGCAAGGAGTGCTGATAACTTAATGAACAAGACTGATAGAAACTCAAGGATTTTTAAGAGTGAAATTGATGTCTCATTTGCCTCAAAGAAACTGTGCCATGGAATGGACTGGCTGCTGTTCTCCTAAATTCTGAACTTGATTCCAGTGCTCTCATGTGGTGTCCCTTAAAAAGCAATATCCCACAAAGCAAGAACTTCACAATATTTATAGAAGCAGAACATGAGCAAGTGCGTTACAATACTTAAGGAAATGCACAGTAATGTAACTATGGAGGAACTTTTATGGGCAAATTTCTAATATACAAAGTTCTCAAGGATGGGGCCTTTCCATTTCACTACCCGAAGGTTTCTGATGACTGTAAATAGGGGCTTGCCtactttgcatttaaataaatttgaataAAATACTGTACATATGCAAGATAAAAATCAGCCTactgatgaaaaataattttcaaaaatgcattaaattatttcttaaagcaATTGTATCATTCAAATGCAAACATCTGGACAGTACAGTGTACTGTATATTTTGGTATGTATATAGTGGTATTAGAAAGTAAGCAATAGTTAAGTGCCATTATTAACAGCGTTATTTTCTCACAAAATTCAACTTCATGTTTGAGATGAGCTGTGACTTAAAGccctcttcctgcagagccaATTAAGTCAAATCTGTGCGCTAACAAAGATGTTCgtctctgcttctgctgaaggTATTAACACAGCCAGTTTAAGTCAGGTCTGTGTTGACAAACCCAGTAGGGGTCCTGGTTTCAAAAGTTTCCATTTAGAAATCAAACTGAGATGCTCTATGAAGATGTAATGTTCAGTTAAGGAAAGAAAGTGACCAACCACTGGAGAATTCCTGGTTCTacttgaaatgaagaaatgtggTCCTTCCATATTATGTCAAAGAACGACACGAAATGGACTTTTGGCAAAGCTTCACAAAGAAACCACTGACTCCTAAGACTCTAAATAAAAGGTGTTAAAGCCTATCTGATTGGTAAGAGGTGTGGGCTCTTCTTTTTGACAGAAGGGCTACTTGCAGGCAAGGCTAAAGAATATCACAACTTTGTGACTTGGATGTCAAACCAGGTGTGGTGAATTACCTAGATTTTCTAGGTCGTAATTTTTACATCATTAAAATCTAATTATGCATCAGCATGAAGTTAGCTGGCAAAAACTCACAGCTTTATTCAGCATAATGAATCCTACAACTAATAGGACAGAAAAATCGGTGCCAGAAATACAAAGTTGTTGGTTAATGTGTACACTGGCCGTGTGTTTGTCACTTCTTTGTGCAAGTAAACCCAGCTGATCATCAGTGTAAACTCAATGTACCACCCAAGCAAGTCAGTAGGTTTACATGAGGCTGCACTGTACCAATATGGCAGCAGAATCAGCACTTgtctgt comes from Meleagris gallopavo isolate NT-WF06-2002-E0010 breed Aviagen turkey brand Nicholas breeding stock chromosome 16, Turkey_5.1, whole genome shotgun sequence and encodes:
- the GPR146 gene encoding probable G-protein coupled receptor 146, giving the protein MWSCETLNSTDNSEDQHLCQDFHFVLSIFSLLYLIICFPIGLCYNGLLVLVNLYNKATMTMPDVYFVNIAIAGLIINTLAPMYLLGLANTKWAIWNSNNEVYITLLILFNVSSLVTMYSTTLLSLDYYIERALPRTYMSSVYNTKHVCGFIWGGAMLTSFSSLLFYVCNHVSTKIIECSKMQNKEAADAIMVFIGYVVPAVAVLYALILILRIRKEATPLDQDTGRLDPSVHRLLIATVCAQFTLWTPYYVTLLVSTFTYARGRPADENYSRILHFTKILSKFLAFSSSFVMPLLYRYINKNFPNKLRRLLKKIHCGNQGCSHERTVVQQVMT